One window of Pyrus communis chromosome 12, drPyrComm1.1, whole genome shotgun sequence genomic DNA carries:
- the LOC137711330 gene encoding S-norcoclaurine synthase 1-like, with translation METDEVVFSRKDLGGSLPVENVQALASNTLKEIPPRYIRPEIEHEPASVEDSLQIPVVDMNKLNDDDDDDELAKLHLACKEWGFFQLINHDVPEEVIKKMKSDTEEFFQLPLEVKKTYAQLPNHIEGYGQAFVVSEDQKLDWGDMLFLLSQPLSVRNLTFWPTLPTSFRETLDKYSEELQQITLYLWKLISKNLGLDSEELASMFEDGTQGLRMNYYPPCQQASRVMGLTPHSDSVGLTLLVQVNEVQGLQIKKNGRWVPVKPVPGAFIVNIGDIIEIMSNGEYKSIEHRAVVNTERERLSIAAFHSPNMRTAIGPLADLVKDNAANYKTVSSEEYIKHVVTSKLDGKNLLEHMKLKV, from the exons ATGGAAACTGATGAGGTAGTATTCAGCAGAAAAGACTTGGGCGGTTCTCTACCAGTTGAGAATGTTCAAGCTCTTGCTTCCAACACCTTGAAAGAAATACCACCCCGATACATCCGGCCTGAAATCGAACATGAGCCAGCTTCCGTTGAGGACTCGCTTCAAATTCCAGTTGTTGATATGAACAAGcttaatgatgatgatgatgatgatgaattaGCTAAACTTCATTTGGCTTGTAAGGAATGGGGTTTCTTTCAG TTGATCAATCATGATGTACCAGAAGAAGTGATTAAGAAAATGAAGAGTGACACTGAGGAGTTCTTCCAGCTGCCACTAGAAGTAAAGAAGACTTATGCACAGCTGCCAAATCATATTGAAGGTTATGGCCAAGCCTTTGTAGTTTCTGAAGACCAAAAACTTGACTGGGGAGACATGCTCTTCCTACTCTCACAACCGCTCTCCGTCAGAAATCTCACATTCTGGCCTACCCTCCCCACTTCTTTCAG GGAGACACTGGATAAGTACTCGGAGGAACTTCAACAAATCACACTCTATCTATGGAAGTTGATAAGTAAGAATCTGGGGCTCGATTCAGAGGAGCTGGCAAGCATGTTCGAGGATGGAACGCAAGGTCTAAGGATGAATTATTATCCACCCTGTCAGCAAGCTAGCAGGGTTATGGGTCTCACTCCACATTCAGATTCTGTGGGTTTGACTCTATTAGTTCAAGTTAACGAAGTTCAAGGTTTACAAATCAAGAAAAATGGCAGATGGGTACCCGTTAAACCGGTACCCGGTGCATTCATCGTCAACATTGGCGACATCATTGAG ATAATGAGTAATGGAGAGTATAAGAGCATAGAGCACAGAGCTGTGGTGAACACAGAAAGGGAACGGCTTTCAATTGCAGCGTTTCACAGCCCGAATATGAGGACCGCGATTGGTCCCTTGGCAGATCTTGTCAAGGATAATGCAGCAAACTACAAGACCGTAAGCAGCGAGGAGTATATTAAACACGTCGTAACCAGCAAACTCGACGGTAAAAACCTACTGGAACATATGAAATTGAAGGTGTGA
- the LOC137710984 gene encoding peroxidase 20 gives MMWRIFLSLVLAAVVLQGTEPLNDEDGPLVLDYYREQCPLAEEIVSRSVAVAVAKDPRMAASLLRLHFHDCFVMGCDASVLLDSYGGITSEKQAGPNHKSLRGFKVVDEIKYLLEEACPGTVSCADILALAARDAVALRGGPRWNVWLGRRDSLEASFSGANQFIPSPNSSLETLIANFKQQGLDIGDLVALSGSHTMGEAQCLSFRQRVYDVQLRGEYELHDKYKRYTTFRRILRSICPESGRDHDLAPLDHQTPTRFDNHYYINLLQGKGLLGSDNVLVTQDDEGEIVKQVWAYASNEKLFFASFAESMIKMGNINVLTGSHGEIRKNCRFVNT, from the exons ATGATGTGGaggattttcttgagtttaGTACTGGCAGCAGTAGTTTTGCAGGGCACTGAACCGCTGAATGACGAAGATGGACCTCTTGTTCTTGACTACTATAGAGAACAGTGCCCTTTGGCGGAAGAGATTGTGAGCCGTAGTGTTGCGGTTGCAGTGGCTAAAGATCCTCGAATGGCTGCTTCCCTCCTTCGACTGCACTTTCATGATTGTTTTGTCATG GGGTGCGATGCATCTGTTCTTTTGGATAGCTATGGAGGCATAACAAGTGAGAAACAAGCCGGCCCCAACCACAAGTCTTTACGAGGATTTAAGGTTGTTGATGAGATAAAGTATCTCCTGGAAGAGGCTTGTCCAGGAACAGTTTCATGTGCTGACATTCTAGCCTTGGCTGCCCGTGATGCTGTTGCACTG AGAGGCGGACCACGGTGGAATGTGTGGCTAGGCAGGAGAGACTCGCTGGAAGCAAGCTTCAGCGGTGCCAACCAGTTCATCCCTTCTCCGAATTCCTCTCTAGAAACTCTCATTGCCAATTTCAAACAACAGGGCCTTGATATAGGAGACTTGGTTGCCTTATCAGGTAGCCACACAATGGGAGAGGCACAATGTTTGAGTTTCAGGCAGAGGGTGTATGATGTGCAGCTGAGAGGAGAATATGAATTGCACGATAAATACAAGCGATATACAACCTTTCGAAGAATCTTAAGGTCCATATGCCCTGAATCGGGGAGGGACCACGACCTAGCACCGCTTGATCATCAAACACCAACCAGATTTGACAACCATTATTACATCAACTTACTCCAAGGAAAGGGCTTGCTGGGGTCTGATAATGTGTTGGTCACACAAGATGATGAAGGGGAGATAGTAAAGCAGGTGTGGGCTTACGCATCCAATGAGAAATTGTTCTTCGCTTCGTTTGCAGAGTCGATGATCAAGATGGGAAATATCAATGTACTCACTGGAAGCCATGGAGAGATCAGAAAGAATTGTAGGTTCGTCAACACCTAA